AGTGAATGGAAAGTTTCTCAATGAAACGCAAACcattttgcgagagaacgcaaagtttctcaggggaacacaaacattttgtgagcaCACCCAAAGTTTCTTAGGGAAACGCAAATCATTTTGCGAGTGAACAGAAAGTTTATCAGGGGAACACAAACATCTTGGtgaaatgcaaacattttgcgagtgaacgcaaagtttcttggggaaatGCAAGCATTTTGtgagcaaatgcaaagtttcttgggagaACGCAAAACGCAAGAGAAGCATTAACAATTTAAATTGCAAATCAAGAATGAGGTATAAATGTGCTTAGCAGTCCAAAGCACTAAGAATTGTAATGTGACAGAAATATCATAAATTACAAAATCCTCTGCACACTTTTTTGATGACACATCATTTCCTCGTGCTTCGCACGTCCTTTAAAAGCAATGACCCAGGTGTCCATGTTTAATGATAGTCTGACAGGTACATCAATACTCAGCCAAAGCATTGTAATCTCATTTATGTGGCGCAGCCCGAGCTCCCTAAGGATGAATGAACTTCAGTGTGCATGCGCAAGAACAGCAATCATAAACCAACAGATCTGCCTGAGGCAGTGACTGAGTTAAATCATTTTATAGATTATGGAATATGAATGGTTGCACACACTTAAGTTTCAATATGTATTTCGTCACTCACTTTGTATAACGGTTAGGCAACAAGCACAGATCAAGGACTGCCAGAACATTGCTTTTTACAAGACAATATAATCAACAACCTTTCACAGGATAGAGGCTTTGAGTACatgaaaatattatatttctTCAATCTTCCAAGCAATCACTTGTAGCGAACCAGTCATTACACTAACAAATTATTCAAGACAGATTCACTAATGAATCATTCTGTCCATTCTGTGAATCAGTTTGACCATTCATTACAAATCAAGCAACACAAAAGAGCAACTGGctcatgataaaaaaaatgaactttacaCAGAATAGCAGCTTTTGGGTAAGTgaagatattttatttgattcatcaAAAATTCTAGACTTCAAAGCAGACACTTACGGAAATCAAGTCATTATCAAGAAAAGATTCAAGTCAGATTCGCTAATGAATCACACTATTATTTAAACTGCTTTGAccaattcattaaaataatttaaaaaaaactcaaaagaaCAACTGGCTCACAAATCGAACATCACTATCAAGCATGTTTAACTCTACACATCATCAATATCTAGCTGATAAGGTATTTTAGAGAAAAATGCATATTCACTATAGGAATTGCAATACCTTTTCCAGCGCTGCAAAACTCAACTCTGATATTTCCAGGTTGTCCGTGACCGTGGGAACCCTGACTGGATCTAATACCTGAAAATTAATAGCTGACGCAGGCTTGGGAAACATGCCATTCCCATTTCTCAGTCAGGGCTAAGAGGATCATACAAAACAGCAGGTGTTGATAATATTCACAGATTAAACCACAGATATAACATACAAATGATAATGTAAATGACAGTATCAGGATGATCTGCCGCCAACCCTATACCAAAAAAGCCAAACTCGAATATTGAAAGGCATGCTTACCGTATATAGATTCTTACTACACCAGCAGAGAAAGTATGCTTAAGCTATAGATCTTTCAATTTAATCAATATTTCCACTGCGACCAATCTGAGGATGGAGGATGATCAGTGTTGTAGAGACCAGAATTATTAGCACTGAATTAAAAACAACTATGGTATGATGGTATTAAGCATACAAAAATCAACTTTAAGCAAGTTTTAACCCAAGAATGCATGTCCCAAAACCCCTACTTGAATGCATAAAGGAGGTCAAAATAAGCCGTACTGgattatgcataattaaaatattaaagaatGTATATGCATAAATATTTCAATCATGTTAATTTGTTTACTTTCCATGTACATGTACAATAAAAAGAATATTCAACTAATGTGTGATTATGTCAAATACAAACGTGCCTAGAAGGCTTTGCAGATTATGTGGATATGATCCTTACAGACAGGACCAGCACATCTCTCACCAGACGGCTTTTGGGCAGATTTTGCTCTGCTTCCTTTTGAGGGAGCGAGACCAATGAAATGGGAATTAtctgaaaaataacaaaacaaaaactctgcACACTCTAGGACGGGCTTCTCTTTTCCAATCTCATGAGATGCACCCAGGGTTGCTTTATAAGCAGTATTTAAGGAGTTCACATGCTGCATACTTGTTGGATGCTTTTCCTGCACGGCCCTGCCTATAGGAAAAATATatgtttgtctttttaaaaCTAATTTCTAAAAAAGCATTTAAGGCTTAAAAAAGTTTTTGGGATGGTGTGAAATGGTTTCCAACCTTTTGACtatatacttttttaatattaaaaaatatttgagtAAATAAATTGTTCCTTTTATAAAGGCTAGTAGTAATATAAAACTCCTTTataacataaaacattaatttgacAGACATAAACAACATTTGAGTAGTAATAACTGTCATTTCAAGGAATTAAATATGATTActgatattaaatattaattgatATATTTTCTGAACCTGTAGCAACTATAAGTTAGAACTATAATGATTTTGGTGAGACTCTCATTCTACAGTTTTGAGAAATAAATGGAATATCTAGAAATCAAATGTGTttcttaataaaatatttcaccaTATCTGGACATTTTGAGCCCATTTATGCATTCTAGGGTTAATCCGGACTGAAGGCCAAGCCTGTTGTCATTTGGATGGGGGTCTCCGGCACTTTCAATGCGCATCGCTCAACCTGCGAACAACACACATGGCATTACGCATCCCCAAAACGCGCACAAAATTACCTTGGTCAGCTGTGCTATCTTCTTGCTCATCTTCAGGTGGAGGTCCTGCGTGTATTCGAGGGTTAAACCGGACGGGAAGGACGTGCTGGTGGATGTTGAAGTGGAGGTGCTGTTGTATTTCCCCGTCGAAGCGCTGCCAGCGGGGTTGTAGTAATGCTGCCAGCCCGCTCCAGTCGCCATCTTCACGATATTATATTACTATGGCTGTAATATAAAGACTGTAATGGCAAATGGCAAAGGCAGATGATCCTTCGATCCAGATAAAGCAAAAAAATAGAGTGACAATGAAGGCGTTAATCCACAAGAGTCATTATTTCATCCGGATTAAAATCATCTGCTCCTATTGTAGTCTGTTAGAAATAAACGAAAGCGTTGAGATGAGAGACAGATTAACCACACATTTCGTCGGTTTCCTTGCTTCTTGTGAATTGGCAGTACATTTAactggaggaatacatcaaatgtTTTGGATTCCTGACAGGTGCGTCGCGTTTAATAGGCAGACGGCGCGTCTGAAACGAGTCCGATCGCCGCTCGTCTGTAGGATGCAAGAGCCGGTGCAGGTGCGATCCAGGTTCGAGGCATTTCTGTCGGATCCCGTGAGTGTGTCTGTGCGAGCGGTTGCTGCACTGAGTCTGTTACCATGGATCATCTCAACAGTTTACATTATGCCAGTGACGTCAGTTCCGTTGGTCACGGTTTTCTTTGATCTCCGCCTCCTGTCTCTCCTCCACTCTGCTCTTTCCTCTTTTGGATGTGATGTAATGCAAAAGTCGCTGGGAAAAAAGTGATTTTGAAGATGCCCGGGTAGGTGGACAGGagctaaaaataaaacataattctaTTTTTGTTTCTGAAAATTCGTGTTTGAAAATAGGTTTGCTTTAGGCGCATGTAAACTCTTGGTTTCCCTTATTCGATTTTTTTCCCGCTAAAATCCAGTTAATATTTCTCAAGGTTTGTTTTTGAGTAATTTTCTGTCATAACTTTGCTACGAAAAAACACACATCGACCttttgtgacaacatgccccaatTGCATATGGAATGTGTCTAGCTTTATAAGCTTTTCAGCAACATTTAAACAGTAAACGGTTAGGCTATGCAACACAAGAAATTATGAAAACCAGTTCAACCACATCAATATTaaacaattaaagggttagttcacccaaaaatcaaaattctgtcattaattactcaccctcatgccgttgcACACACGTAAGAcctcatctttggaacacaaattaagatgatttttgatgaaatctgagaggtatatgacagCAATacagtgcctcagggatgacgcatttttgtaggcaaaacccgaaagcgagttagcattttaggacttccggttccaacgccataAAGTCTATATgagtttttgctaaatcgcttgaaaaaaggtctgtggttaacaagtctctaaatactttcacgttttgatctatgacataaaacacaccagttataaccaaatactatagaataacactttgttataa
Above is a window of Megalobrama amblycephala isolate DHTTF-2021 linkage group LG11, ASM1881202v1, whole genome shotgun sequence DNA encoding:
- the LOC125278313 gene encoding protein FAM184A-like, producing MATGAGWQHYYNPAGSASTGKYNSTSTSTSTSTSFPSGLTLEYTQDLHLKMSKKIAQLTKWDYAGGQMALYSLLAPGKKNPQ